The following proteins come from a genomic window of Triticum dicoccoides isolate Atlit2015 ecotype Zavitan unplaced genomic scaffold, WEW_v2.0 scaffold80266, whole genome shotgun sequence:
- the LOC119347940 gene encoding ABC transporter G family member 12-like isoform X2, whose product MATSLLPRWAPTPSQSQPRWGPSAATVTGELEPPEPPAAEVESAMGSSRGIHSEFYDIDHREGRPEDAARYSSVCITWEDVRVTAVDGRATILHGVSGSARPGQVLAIMGPSGCGKTTLLDTLAGRLDKNLRSKGDIRINGRRQRLTFGTSAYVTQENMLMATLTVREAIYYSAQIQLPDTMLLDDKLARADEAIQEMGLTSALETRIGGRNTKGISGGQRKRLSICLEILTRPRLLFLDEPTSGLDSAASFHVMNRIADLAAREGMTIVAVVHQPCNEVFEIFHGLCLLASGQTIYFGPATNANEFFASNGYPCPPMRNPSDHFLRTINRDFELESGERTISSKPSPADEAIEVLVNAYKSSNTSENAKKEMHDINEMGGVMIRRNQASFVTKVFVLTRRSFVNMYRDVGYYWLRLGIYISISLCLGTIYYNFGYGYDSIRSRSSMLMFTSGLLTLMAIGGFPSFVEEMKIFRRERLNGHYDFLMGIITGAGIQVIMLLNCGFFQIPSKLPKIVWKYPMFYISFQKYALQGFYKNEFLGLVFQNNTGVGEKTITGEQVISKFFETEMGHSKWVDFAILCGMIVIYRLLFVVIIKVVDMLKPISKGESFRCPAHCICGMEKPCTRL is encoded by the exons ATGGCGACCTCGCTGCTACCACGCTGGGCACCGACGCCGAGCCAGTCACAGCCGCGGTGGGGTCCTTCAGCTGCCACCGTCACAGGGGAGCTAGAGCCGCCGGAACCACCGGCCGCCGAGGTGGAAAGCGCCATGGGTAGCAGCCGCGGAATTCATTCCGAGTTTTACGACATCGATCATCGTGAAGGCCGCCCGGAGGACGCCGCTCGCTATAGCAGCGTGTGCATAACGTGGGAGGACGTGCGGGTGACGGCGGTCGACGGCAGGGCCACCATTCTGCACGGCGTCAGCGGCAGCGCGCGACCCGGCCAAGTGCTGGCCATCATGGGACCCTCCGGGTGTGGCAAGACCACACTGCTCGACACCTTGGCCG GGAGACTGGACAAGAACCTAAGAAGTAAAGGAGATATTCGGATAAATGGCCGGAGACAGAGGCTCACCTTCGGAACCTCG GCATATGTGACGCAAGAGAACATGCTGATGGCCACACTCACGGTGCGTGAGGCCATCTACTACTCGGCACAGATCCAGCTGCCTGACACCATGCTGCTTGACGATAAGCTGGCCCGCGCCGATGAAGCCATCCAGGAGATGGGGCTCACCAGCGCCCTGGAGACGCGCATCGGCGGGCGCAATACTAAGGGCATCAGCGGCGGGCAGCGGAAGCGTCTGAGCATCTGCCTCGAGATCCTCACGAGGCCTCGGCTGCTATTCCTGGACGAGCCTACCAGCGGGCTAGACAGCGCCGCCTCCTTCCATGTGATGAACCGCATAGCCGACCTCGCTGCCAGGGAGGGCATGACCATTGTGGCTGTAGTGCACCAGCCATGCAACGAGGTTTTCGAGATCTTTCATGGCCTCTGCTTGCTTGCCTCCGGACAGACAATTTACTTTGGCCCGGCCACAAATGCCAATGAG TTCTTCGCATCAAATGGCTACCCTTGCCCACCAATGAGAAATCCTTCAGATCATTTCCTGAGGACAATCAACAGAGATTTTGAATTG GAAAGTGGAGAAAGAACAATATCGTCCAAGCCATCTCCAGCAGATGAAGCAATAGAAGTTCTGGTAAATGCCTACAAATCCTCCAATACTTCTGAAAATGCCAAAAAGGAAATGCACGACATAAATGAAATG GGCGGAGTGATGATCAGAAGAAACCAAGCCAGTTTTGTGACAAAGGTGTTTGTACTCACCAGAAGATCGTTCGTGAACATGTACAGAGACGTCGGATACTACTGGCTACGTCTTGGCATCTATATTTCCATTAGTCTATGCCTTGGTACCATATATTACAATTTTGGATATGGATACGATTCTATTCGT TCCAGATCATCAATGCTAATGTTCACCAGCGGCCTTCTAACATTAATGGCAATTGGAGGATTCCCTTCCTTTGTGGAGGAGATGAAG ATATTCAGGAGAGAGCGGCTAAACGGGCATTATG ATTTTCTGATGGGCATCATCACAGGTGCTGGAATACAAGTTATCATGTTGCTCAATTGTGGGTTCTTCCAAATACCTAGTAAACTGCCAAAGATAGTATGGAAGTACCCAATGTTCTACATATCTTTCCAGAAGTATGCACTTCAAGGATTTTACAAGAATGAGTTCTTAGGTTTGGTGTTCCAAAACAACACAGGAGTTGGTGAGAAAACAATAACTGGTGAACAAGTGATAAGTAAGTTTTTTGAGACAGAAATGGGGCACTCAAAATGGGTGGACTTTGCAATTCTATGTGGAATGATTGTAATATATAGGTTGCTCTTTGTAGTGATTATTAAGGTTGTGGACATGTTAAAGCCCATATCCAAGGGTGAATCATTTAGGTGCCCCGCTCATTGTATTTGTGGCATGGAAAAGCCGTGTACTCGCCTTTAA
- the LOC119347940 gene encoding ABC transporter G family member 11-like isoform X1, whose amino-acid sequence MATSLLPRWAPTPSQSQPRWGPSAATVTGELEPPEPPAAEVESAMGSSRGIHSEFYDIDHREGRPEDAARYSSVCITWEDVRVTAVDGRATILHGVSGSARPGQVLAIMGPSGCGKTTLLDTLAGRLDKNLRSKGDIRINGRRQRLTFGTSAYVTQENMLMATLTVREAIYYSAQIQLPDTMLLDDKLARADEAIQEMGLTSALETRIGGRNTKGISGGQRKRLSICLEILTRPRLLFLDEPTSGLDSAASFHVMNRIADLAAREGMTIVAVVHQPCNEVFEIFHGLCLLASGQTIYFGPATNANEFFASNGYPCPPMRNPSDHFLRTINRDFELESGERTISSKPSPADEAIEVLVNAYKSSNTSENAKKEMHDINEMGGVMIRRNQASFVTKVFVLTRRSFVNMYRDVGYYWLRLGIYISISLCLGTIYYNFGYGYDSIRSRSSMLMFTSGLLTLMAIGGFPSFVEEMKIFRRERLNGHYGVSAFVISNWLSATPYLFLIAVLPGAIAYYLSGLKRRADHFVYFTLVLCSCTMLVEGLMMTVAAIVPDFLMGIITGAGIQVIMLLNCGFFQIPSKLPKIVWKYPMFYISFQKYALQGFYKNEFLGLVFQNNTGVGEKTITGEQVISKFFETEMGHSKWVDFAILCGMIVIYRLLFVVIIKVVDMLKPISKGESFRCPAHCICGMEKPCTRL is encoded by the exons ATGGCGACCTCGCTGCTACCACGCTGGGCACCGACGCCGAGCCAGTCACAGCCGCGGTGGGGTCCTTCAGCTGCCACCGTCACAGGGGAGCTAGAGCCGCCGGAACCACCGGCCGCCGAGGTGGAAAGCGCCATGGGTAGCAGCCGCGGAATTCATTCCGAGTTTTACGACATCGATCATCGTGAAGGCCGCCCGGAGGACGCCGCTCGCTATAGCAGCGTGTGCATAACGTGGGAGGACGTGCGGGTGACGGCGGTCGACGGCAGGGCCACCATTCTGCACGGCGTCAGCGGCAGCGCGCGACCCGGCCAAGTGCTGGCCATCATGGGACCCTCCGGGTGTGGCAAGACCACACTGCTCGACACCTTGGCCG GGAGACTGGACAAGAACCTAAGAAGTAAAGGAGATATTCGGATAAATGGCCGGAGACAGAGGCTCACCTTCGGAACCTCG GCATATGTGACGCAAGAGAACATGCTGATGGCCACACTCACGGTGCGTGAGGCCATCTACTACTCGGCACAGATCCAGCTGCCTGACACCATGCTGCTTGACGATAAGCTGGCCCGCGCCGATGAAGCCATCCAGGAGATGGGGCTCACCAGCGCCCTGGAGACGCGCATCGGCGGGCGCAATACTAAGGGCATCAGCGGCGGGCAGCGGAAGCGTCTGAGCATCTGCCTCGAGATCCTCACGAGGCCTCGGCTGCTATTCCTGGACGAGCCTACCAGCGGGCTAGACAGCGCCGCCTCCTTCCATGTGATGAACCGCATAGCCGACCTCGCTGCCAGGGAGGGCATGACCATTGTGGCTGTAGTGCACCAGCCATGCAACGAGGTTTTCGAGATCTTTCATGGCCTCTGCTTGCTTGCCTCCGGACAGACAATTTACTTTGGCCCGGCCACAAATGCCAATGAG TTCTTCGCATCAAATGGCTACCCTTGCCCACCAATGAGAAATCCTTCAGATCATTTCCTGAGGACAATCAACAGAGATTTTGAATTG GAAAGTGGAGAAAGAACAATATCGTCCAAGCCATCTCCAGCAGATGAAGCAATAGAAGTTCTGGTAAATGCCTACAAATCCTCCAATACTTCTGAAAATGCCAAAAAGGAAATGCACGACATAAATGAAATG GGCGGAGTGATGATCAGAAGAAACCAAGCCAGTTTTGTGACAAAGGTGTTTGTACTCACCAGAAGATCGTTCGTGAACATGTACAGAGACGTCGGATACTACTGGCTACGTCTTGGCATCTATATTTCCATTAGTCTATGCCTTGGTACCATATATTACAATTTTGGATATGGATACGATTCTATTCGT TCCAGATCATCAATGCTAATGTTCACCAGCGGCCTTCTAACATTAATGGCAATTGGAGGATTCCCTTCCTTTGTGGAGGAGATGAAG ATATTCAGGAGAGAGCGGCTAAACGGGCATTATGGTGTGTCAGCATTTGTAATCTCCAATTGGTTGTCAGCCACACCATATCTTTTCCTTATTGCTGTATTACCTGGTGCAATAGCCTACTACCTGTCTGGTCTAAAGAGAAGAGCAGACCATTTCGTATATTTTACGCTTGTCCTTTGTTCGTGCACAATGCTAGTTGAAGGCCTTATGATGACCGTAGCTGCTATTGTGCCAGATTTTCTGATGGGCATCATCACAGGTGCTGGAATACAAGTTATCATGTTGCTCAATTGTGGGTTCTTCCAAATACCTAGTAAACTGCCAAAGATAGTATGGAAGTACCCAATGTTCTACATATCTTTCCAGAAGTATGCACTTCAAGGATTTTACAAGAATGAGTTCTTAGGTTTGGTGTTCCAAAACAACACAGGAGTTGGTGAGAAAACAATAACTGGTGAACAAGTGATAAGTAAGTTTTTTGAGACAGAAATGGGGCACTCAAAATGGGTGGACTTTGCAATTCTATGTGGAATGATTGTAATATATAGGTTGCTCTTTGTAGTGATTATTAAGGTTGTGGACATGTTAAAGCCCATATCCAAGGGTGAATCATTTAGGTGCCCCGCTCATTGTATTTGTGGCATGGAAAAGCCGTGTACTCGCCTTTAA